One Cohnella candidum genomic region harbors:
- a CDS encoding uracil-DNA glycosylase, producing the protein MTDVFENDWEEVLRGEFEKPYFADLQRKLGEEYANGAVFPAREDIYRALRDTSYAGTKVVILGQDPYHGAGQAHGLSFSVKRGVKLPPSLKNIYRELHDDLGCAIPAHGNLEFWSEQGVLLLNSVLTVRESEPNSHRKLGWEKFTDSVIESLGRREKPLVFVLWGRHAQEKRAMIDERRHLVIATAHPSPLSARNGFFGSKPFSRSNEFLRSTGQTEIDWCIPE; encoded by the coding sequence CTGACGGACGTGTTCGAAAACGATTGGGAAGAGGTGCTGCGAGGGGAATTCGAAAAGCCTTATTTCGCGGACCTGCAAAGGAAGCTGGGGGAGGAATACGCGAACGGAGCGGTATTCCCTGCGCGAGAAGATATTTACCGGGCTCTGCGGGATACCTCTTACGCGGGGACGAAGGTGGTCATTCTCGGACAGGACCCCTACCACGGGGCGGGACAAGCCCACGGCCTCAGCTTTTCGGTCAAGCGGGGCGTCAAGCTTCCGCCTTCCTTGAAGAACATCTATCGGGAGCTTCATGACGATCTGGGCTGCGCGATCCCCGCTCACGGGAATTTGGAGTTTTGGTCTGAGCAAGGCGTACTGCTGCTCAACTCGGTACTGACGGTTCGCGAGAGCGAGCCGAATTCCCATCGCAAGCTGGGGTGGGAGAAATTCACGGATTCCGTGATCGAATCGTTGGGCCGGCGGGAAAAGCCGCTCGTCTTCGTTTTGTGGGGCCGTCACGCGCAGGAGAAGAGGGCGATGATCGACGAGCGACGGCACTTGGTCATCGCGACCGCACATCCCAGCCCGTTGTCGGCGCGGAACGGTTTTTTCGGCAGCAAGCCTTTCTCCCGAAGCAACGAGTTTCTTCGCTCGACGGGCCAGACGGAAATCGATTGGTGCATTCCGGAGTAA
- a CDS encoding LytTR family DNA-binding domain-containing protein, which produces MGAFQIPVIWKRTRHDRGERFILSVDDIYFLRVLGKDVHFYSASGLYQLQSALEEWRILLEDRNFVELDRGALVNLDKIAFIYADMRQIRFRDSDDEVFCSISSTQLQRVRKLYPHIEIKNKGIFH; this is translated from the coding sequence ATGGGAGCCTTCCAGATTCCTGTCATTTGGAAAAGAACCCGCCATGACCGCGGCGAAAGATTCATTCTTTCCGTAGACGACATCTACTTTCTCAGGGTTCTCGGGAAAGACGTCCATTTCTACAGCGCATCCGGTCTCTATCAATTGCAGTCCGCTTTGGAAGAATGGCGGATCCTCCTGGAGGACCGCAACTTCGTCGAGCTGGACCGCGGCGCGCTCGTAAACCTGGACAAGATCGCCTTCATTTACGCGGACATGCGGCAGATTCGTTTCCGGGACAGCGATGACGAGGTCTTCTGTTCGATATCTTCTACCCAGCTTCAGCGAGTCAGGAAACTTTACCCACACATCGAGATCAAAAACAAAGGCATATTCCATTAA
- a CDS encoding accessory gene regulator ArgB-like protein, whose protein sequence is MIERWAASLAVAIRNNGGDERVSVDVLRFSAILILGTLFILFGTGIVGLIFSRTADAYLVLAVIGALRYFSGGWHMKTGMQCVFFTVGVVTAILLMPQLSQTFLWAINILSIFLNFCFSPTGNGQKIRSKKQWHIFKWISVAIVVFTAQLQDSIVSLSILCQSLTLVTMKRGEKDAEICQNSLSSDV, encoded by the coding sequence ATGATTGAGAGGTGGGCCGCTTCGTTGGCGGTGGCGATCCGAAACAACGGGGGGGACGAGAGAGTCTCCGTCGACGTGCTGAGATTTTCCGCCATCTTGATTTTAGGCACTTTGTTCATCCTGTTCGGCACCGGCATCGTTGGGCTGATCTTCTCGAGAACGGCGGACGCTTACCTGGTGTTGGCCGTCATCGGAGCGCTCCGCTATTTCTCGGGGGGCTGGCATATGAAAACGGGGATGCAGTGCGTCTTCTTCACTGTCGGGGTCGTGACCGCGATCCTGCTCATGCCGCAACTCTCTCAAACGTTCCTTTGGGCGATCAATATTTTATCAATTTTCCTAAATTTTTGCTTTTCCCCTACAGGAAACGGACAAAAAATCCGATCTAAGAAACAGTGGCACATTTTCAAATGGATTTCAGTGGCAATTGTCGTCTTCACCGCCCAGCTTCAGGATTCAATTGTCTCATTATCCATCTTGTGCCAATCTTTAACTTTAGTTACAATGAAAAGAGGTGAGAAAGATGCGGAAATCTGTCAGAATTCTCTCTCAAGTGATGTCTAG